The genomic segment GTGGGCTCGTCGTAGCGCAGTCGGGACAGGGCGACGGTGTGCAGGGCGCGGTTGAGTTGCCGGTCGCCTGAGCGGTTGAGCCGGTAGCGGATGGTTTTGCCGGATGAAGCAGGGATCGGGGCGGCGCCGGCGAGCATGGCGAACGCGGCGTCGTTGCGGCAGCGTCCGGGGTGGGACCAGGCGGTCAGGACGGTGGCGGCGACGATGGGTCCGACGCCAGTGAGGTCGAGCAGGTCGGGGCGCCAGGAGCGCACGATCATGCGGATGGCTGTCTCGTGGCTGGCTGCCTCCGTTTCCAAGGTCCGAATGCGTCGGGCGAGATCACGTAACACTGCCAGCGCGGTGGCGGCCTCGATGTCGCCACCGGCCGTGGTCGGTCGCAGCCGGCCAGCCGTGGTGATCATCGTTCGGGTGCGCTGCCCGCGAAAGCGGGTTCGCACCGCTTCGGGAGCGGTGATGACCATCGCGTGCAGCTGCCGCTGGGCGGCGGTGGCAGCCTCGACGGCCGCCCGGCGGGCGGTCAGCCGCATCTGCAGCGCTGCCCGCTGAGGCCCGGTCTTGGGCTGCGTCAGCCGGGTGCGGGCCAGGGCATCACGGGCGGCGCGTTCGGCGTCGATCGGGTCGGACTTCGCCCCGGCCCGGCGAGTCGGCCGCTTGGGGCGGTCCAGCTCGACAACCAGCTCACCGGCATCGGCCAGATAACGGTGAAGGCCGGCGCCGTAGCCGCCGGTGCCCTCCAGCGCCCAGGCCCGCAACCCTGACTGCTCATCGGCCAGGGCTACCAGCTCGGCGTAGCCGTCCGGGTCGGTGTTCACCCTGACCCGTGCCAGCACGGCACCGGTGCGGGCATCGAGGACCGCGGCGGTGTGGGTGTCTTTGTGCGTGTCGACGCCGATGACGACCTCGACCAGATCTGCCAGCATGGACATGCGTTCTCTCCTCACCGTGGGGGACGCGAGGTCCGGTCCGGCGCGGAGATGGCAGGACTGTGATGAGACACGCCAGCCGCTAACTGGCGGTCAAGCTCCTGATCAGGCCAAACGTCTCCCGCCGGGCCGGCGCTGGCAGCAGCAGACGGACAAGTCCCGCCAAGGGCACAAAGCCAGTCAGACGAAGGGTCACGCCTGCCACTGCCAGCCATCAGCTCATCACTACTGAACCGACCCCGCCATGCTCACAGTCAGCCGAGCACCTCGTACCGGACGTCGACGTGACCGAGGCTCGTGGCGGCGATGGTCGCGAACGCGGCGCGGGACAGGTCCAGGCACCGGCCCTCGATGAACGGACCGCGGTCGTTGATCCGCACCACCACCGACTTGCCGTTGGCCGGGTTGGTCACCCGGACCTTCGTGTTGAACGGCAGCGTCTTGTGCGCGGCGGTCAGCGCGTTCGGGTTGAACGTCTCGCCGTTCGCCGTCATCTGACCCTCGGCGTAGAAGGAGGCGCCGCAGGAGCCGCTGTCCACGACCTTCGGGCTGCTCGTCTTCTTCGCCGTCGGCGACGGGGAGGCGGTCCTGGCCTTGCTCCGGGAGGCCGCCTGCGTACGGCTCGCCTTCGGGCTGGCGGTGGCCTTCGGCGACGGGCTGAGGCTCGCGCTGGGCGAGGCCGACGCGCTCGGCGAGGGAGAGGCCGACGTGGGGGCGGGCGTGCTGGGCAGCGTCTCGACCACGGCCGGCTCGGCGGGCGGCTCGGCGGAGGTGAGCCGCACGGCGCCGACGGTACCGCCGACCGCGAGGGCCACACCGACCGCCGCGGTCGCGGCGATGGCGGCGGGCGAGGAGAACTTGCGGGTACGAAGGTGCCTAGCAGCCACCGGCCCGGTCCTTTCGTCAACTGACAAACCGGCCCGGACCGTAACGAGAGAAGCACTTCCGAAGTCAACGTGATCATGGTGCTATGCCCGCATTTACCCTGGTACGTGTAGCCGATCACGCCACCGTCGATCGGCCGAACGGCCCACCGATCCGCCAGGACGGAAACCGTGGATCCGCCAGGATGGAAACGTGCTGAACCGTCGCCTGGTCGAGCTGTTCCGGTGGGTCGACCCCGGGCCGGGCAGCACCCACCTGGTCAGTGACATCTCCGGCTGGTGGCGCGACCCCGACGTGCTGGCCCAGGTCGGGCCGGCGCTGGCCGGGCTGTTTCCGGACGCCCGCCCGACCGTCGTGATCGCACCCGAGGTGACCGGGCTGCTGCTCGGCCCGCTCGTCGCGGTCGCCACCGGAGCCGGTTTCCTGCCCGCGTACAAGGACGGTGGCGAGCGACGCCGGGTCGGGCCGACGCGCTGGGCCGACACACCCTCCGACTACCGGGGACGGCAACTGCGGGTCGGCGTGGACGGCCGGCGGCTGGGCCCCGGCGACCGGGTGCTGCTGGTCGACGACTGGGTCGACACCGGCGCGCAACTGGACGCGCTGTGCCAGGTCGTGGCGGACGCCGGGGCCGAACTGATCGGCGCCGCCGCCCTCGTCGCGACCTGCCCGCCCGAGGTCGCCGGGCGGCTGAGGCTGCGTGCCCTGCTCACCGGCGACCAGTTGCCGTGAGACGCCGGCAAACCGGATGAGCCACGGCGGTACGGTGCCGTAGCGTCGACGGCATGTGGCCCCGCATCGGTGGATTGCGCGCACTCGCCCTCGGCACGCCCGGCGAGCTGCGCACCCGGCTCAACACCCTCGTGCTCTCCGGCGTGAAGACCGCCACCGCCGGCCTCGTGCAGGAATACGACGAGGACGGCGAGGAACTGGAGTACGTCGGCGAGCGGCAGGTGCTCGTCGACGACAACGACCAGTTCCTCGCCGTGATCGAGGTGACGGGCGTCGAGGTGGTGCGCTTCGCCGACGTGCCGTGGGACTTCGCCCGCGCCGAGGGCGAGGGCGACCGGTCGATCGAGGAGTGGCGCGAGGGCCACGGCGCCTACTGGGCCCGGCAGGGCACCCCGGTCACCGACGACACCCGGATCGTCTGCCTCCGCTTCCGGCTGGTCTCCACCGAGGGCAGCGTCGGCACCTAGCCGGCCCGGCGCAGCTCCGGCAGCAGCGCCGCCGCCTCCACCAGCACCGCCTCGTCGCCGGCGTACCAGCTGCTGGCCCGGGGCCAGTGCGTCACCACGTCGGTGAAGCCCAGCCGGGCCGCCCGGGCCACCTGCTCGGCGAGAAAGTCGGCACTGGTCAGCGAGAACACCGGAGCCGAGTCGAGCGACAGGTAGCGGTCGAGCGTCGCCGGGTCACGGCCGGCCTGCTCCAGCGTCCGCGTCATCCGGTCGGACAGCTCCGCCACAGTGCCCCACCAGGCCTCGATGTCGTCGCCGCCGAGCCCGGTGGTGACCCAGCCCTGCCCGAACCGGGCGACCAGCCGCATCGAGCGGGGCCCGTTCGCGGCCACCACGAACGGCACCCGGGGCTGCTGGACGCACCCCGGGTTGTTGCGGGCGTCCACAGCGGTGAACCACTCCCCGCGCCAGGTCGTGCCGTCCTCCCGCAGGATCGCGTCGAGCAGCTCGGTGAACTCGGCGAACCGGTCGACGCGCTGCCGGGGCGGCAGCGTCTCGCCGCCGAGCACCGCCGAGTCGAAGCCGATGCCGCCCGCGCCCAGGCCGAGCAGCACCCGACCGTCGGACACGTCATCCAGCGCCGTCACCTGCCGGGCGAACGCCGCCGGGTGCCGGAAGTTCGGCGACGCGACGAGCGTGCCGAGCTTCACCCGGGAGGTCACGCCGGCCGCCGCGGTCAACGTCGTCCACGAGTCGAACCACGGCCCGTCGACCAGGTCACGCCAGCCCAGGTGGTCGTAGGTCCAGGCGTGGTCGAAGCCCCACTCGTCCACCTGCGCCCACCGCCGACGCGCTTCCGACCAGCGCTGGTCGGGCAGGATCACGATGCCGATTCGCATGATCGCCAGGGTACGACCCGGGTCGGACATGCCGACCCGGGTCGCGGGGATCACGCCGCCAGGTCGGCGACCACGCAGGCGATGTTGTCCGGCGCGCCGGCCGCGTACGCCAGCTCGACCAGGCGCTCGACGGCGGTCTCCGGATCGTCCGCCTCCGCCAGCGCGGCGTGCAGCGCGCCCGGGTCCACCACGGCGGAGAGACCGTCGGAGCAGAGCAGGTAGCGGTCGCCGGGCAGCGCGGTCCGCAGCGCCAGGTCGGCCTCCACCTCCGCACCCGCGCCGAGCGCCCGGGCCAGCAGCGCCCGCTGCGGATGCGCCCCGGCCTCGGCCGGGGTGAGCCGTCCCTGGTCGACGAGCGTCTGCACGTACGTGTGGTCCTGCGTGAGCCGGGACAGCTCGCCGCCGCGCAGCAGGTACGCCCGGCTGTCCCCGACGTGCACGAGCGCGAGCCGGGTGCCGCGCCGTACGAGCGCGGTGAGCGTGGTGGCGGGCTGGTCGGCGTCGGTGGCGTGCGCGCGTACCGCCCGGTCGGCCCGGGTCGCCGCGTCGGCCAGCGCGGCGAGCAGATCGGCCTGCGGCGCGTCGGCCTGCTCCAACGGGTGCAGCGCGTCCACCGCGGCGGTGCTCGCGGCGGCACCGGCCGGACCGCGTACGCCGTCGGCGACCGCGAGCAGCGTGGCGCTCGCGTACGCGGTGTCCTCGTTGGAATCGCGGACCGTGCCGGTCTCGCAGCGCGTCGCGTACCGGAAGGTGGTCTCGGACATGGTGGTGCCCCTCTCGCTGAGCGTGTCGACGAGGAGCGCGACGGCCCGGCCGCGTGCTGCCGTGTCCGCGCTGACCCGCCGCCACCAGGCGTCGAGCGCCTCGGCGGCGGCAGCGGACGGCAGGCCGCAGACGGTACGGATCTCGGCCAGCGGCATCCCGGCCCGGCGCAGCCCGGCGATCAGCCGCGCCCGGTCCGCCTGCTCCGGCGCGTAGTAGCGGTAGCCCGAGTGCGGGTCCACCGCGGCCGGGGGCAGCAGCCCGCAGTCGTCGTAGATGCGCAGCGCCTTGGCGCTCAGGCCGGTCGCGCGGGCGAACGCGCCGATGGTCAGCAGTCGCACCGTGCCTCCCTCGCGCTCCTCGTGCCGGTCACCGCGACCGGCACCGACCACGCTGGGCCTTGCCGCAGGGGACGGGTCAAGGCGTCGCTGCCGCCAGTTTGGTCAGCATCCGGCCCAGGTGCGGCTCGATCGTGCCGGCCGGCGCCTCGGTCACCTCGGCCGGCGTCCACCAGCGGGTGCCGGCGAACTCCACCGGATCGGGCGTGAACCGCTGGTCGCGGTGGGCGGACAGCACGTACCAGAGGCTCACGTCGGTGTGCCGCAGCTCCGGCGGGCCGACCGTCTCGGTGACGGTCAGGAACGCCGGGCGCTCGCCGAACGGCGGCGCGAAGACCGCCGCCACGCCCAGTTCCTCCCGCAGCTCGCGGCGCACCGTGTCGGCCGGGTGCTCGCCCGGCTCGACGTGACCGCCGCTGGGCAGCCACATCCCGGCGAGGCGGTGGTCGACCAGCAGCACCGCGCCATCGGCCGGGTCGCGGAGCAGGAAGTACGCGACCAGGTGCGGCGACGGCGTACGCGGCTTGGCCCGGCGGAAGATGTCCTCCGTGCCGGCCAGCCAGGTCAGTGCGGCCTCCCGGTGCCGCGCCTCCAGATCGTCCCCCGGTGGTAGCTCCTCGACCAGTGCCCGGATCTCGTCCCGCATCTCGCCGATGCTGCCAGCCGGGTACGACGGGATCAGTCCTCCGGCAGCGGGTTGGCGTCGGCAGCCGCGCGGACGAACTCGCGTACCCGGGACGTGGTATTCCCGGCCGGCCACACCGGACCGCGACAGATCGGCGGCGCGTCGTGGATCGGCACGTAGGCCACGTCGGGGCGGGCGTAGAACTGGCGGGTCTGCTCGCCCACCGGCAGCACCCCCCGGCCCAGCGCGACGAGCGCCAGCATCTCGGAGAAGCTGCCGCCCACCGGCCCCTTCGGCACCGGCCGGCCCGCGGGCGTGCGGTCCGGCGTGCGGTCCTGCTTGAACGCGGCCGACGTCACCGCCGGGTACTGCACCACCGGATGGTCGCCCAGCACCTCCAGGGACACCGACTCCTCGGCCGCGAGCGGATGGCCCGCGGCCACCGCGAGCACCCGGCGCTCGCGCAGCAGCACCGGGCCGTTCGCCATGCCGTCGAAGGGGTACGAGGCGATCAGCACGTCGATGGTGCCGTCCACCAGGCTCGACCGGGTGCTGGCCAGCGGCGCCTCGTGCACGTGCACCTCGCAGTCCGGGTGACGCGCGGTGAACAGGGCCACCGCGCGCAGCAGCGCCGGGGCTGCCGACTCACCGACGTACGCCACCCGCAGCTCGCCGGTGAGCCCGCGACCGGCGTCGACGGCCCGCTGGACCGCCGCCTCGATGCCAGCCACCAGCGGGCGCATCTCCTCGGCCAGGCGGGCGCCGATCGGGGTGAGCCGGACGACCCGGCTGGTGCGCTCGAACAGCGGCGCGCCGATCCGGCGTTCCAGCTTGCGCACCACGTGGCTGACCCGCCCGGTGCTCACCCGCAGCCGCTCGGCGGTCCGCCCGAAGTGCAGCTCCTCGGCCAGGGTCAGGAACGTCTCGACCTCGTACCGCTCCAGCACCGGGCACCTCCGTCGTTGCCTGCGGGTCAACGATCGTAGTCCGGATCGGGCTTGGTCCGGCTCACCCGGCGGACCAGGGTTGACGGCATGCAGAACCATCTCGTGACGGTGACCGGGTTCGACCACCTCGTGCTTTCGGTGAGCGACGTCGAGCGCTCCCTCGACTTCTACTGCGGCACGCTCGGCCTGGCCCCGGTGCGGGTCGACAGGTGGCGGGCCGGCGAGGTGCCCTTCCCGTCCGTACGTGTCGACGCCGGCACCATCATCGACCTTCTACGCGGCGGCTCGGACCAGTCCAACGTGGATCACTTCTGCCTCGTGGTGGAGCCGGTCGACTGGCAGCGGGTGATCGACTCCGGGGTGTTCACCGTGCTGACCGGCCCGGTACCGCGCTTCGGGGCGCGCGGCACAGCCACCTCGATCTACGTCAGCGACCCGGACGGCAACACAATCGAACTGCGCTGCTACCCGGCCGGCGCCTAGCCTGAGCCGATGCCGCAGCTGGAACGACTCGCCGCCCACCACGCGCCCGCCGTACTGCGGTTCGAGCGGGAGAACCGGGCCTACTTCGCCCGGTACGTCCCCGACCGGGGCGACGACTTCTTCACCGGGTACGCCGCCCGGCACGCGGCCCTGCTGGACGAGCAGGAACGCGGCACCTGCCACTTCCACGTGCTGGTCGGCGACCACGGCACCGTGCTCGGCCGGTTCAACCTGGTCGACGTCGCAGACGGCAGCGCCGAGCTGGGCTACCGGGTGGCCGAACGCGCCGCCGGGCGCGGGCTCGCGAGTGAAGGAGTACGGCGCGTCTGCGAACTGGCCCGCACCGAGTACGGGCTGCGCCGGCTGGTCGCCTCGGCGGCGCTGGCGAACCCGGCCTCGCTGGCGGTGCTCCGGCGTGCCGGATTCGTACCCGACGGTCCGGTGGTGCTGGCCGCGGAGCCCGGCCTGCGGCACGTCCTCGACCTCCGCGCGCCCTACGCGGCCGCGTCCCCGTAGGTGGGAGCGCCGGCCGGCTCGTACGTCAGCTGGAGCGTGCCGTGGGCGTGGGTGACCGACTCGGTGAGCCGCAGCGCGGTCGGCACCGTCCCCTCGCCGAACAGCCGCTTGCCGGTGCCGAGCACCACCGGGTACACCCACAGGTTGAGCCGGTCCACGAGACCGGCGCGCAGCAGCGACTGCGCCAGGTCCAAGCTGCCGATCACGTGCACCTCGTCGTGGCGGGCCTTCATCTCGGTGACGCGCTCGGCGAGGTCACCGGACACCAGCGACGAGTTCGCCCAGGCCAGCGGCTCGGTGAGGGTACGGCTGACCACGTACTTCGGCACGCCGTTGAGCAGGCCGGTGAAGGGGATGTCCGCGGGCGCCTTCGGCCAGTAGCCGGCGAAGATGTCGTACGTCTTGCGGCCCAGCAGCAGCGCGTCCATGCTGCTCGCCTGCTGGAACATCACCGCGCCGGACGCGTCGTCGAGCAGTGGCATCTGCCATCCGCCGTGGCTGAAGCCGCCCTCGCGGTCCTCGTCGGGCTCGCCGGGCGCCTGCGCCACGCCGTCAACGGTCAGGAACTCGGTCACGATCAGCTTGCCCATGGGTCTGCTCCTCCGGTTTCCGCTCTTTCCCCGTCAGACCCGTCAACGACCCGCAACTCATCGCCGAGGTGTACGTGATGGATTTCGTGGAACTGGTCATCGACGGGCAGATCGACATCGATCGCGACGACCTCGAAGATGCCCTCAACGAGGCTCTCGTCGGGCGCGGCGAGGTGACCGGTGCCGGAACAAGCGAGCACGGCTCGCACCTCGACGTCGACGTCCTTGTGACGGCGGACCGACGAGCCGTCCTGGACGCCGTCTTCGGGGTGCTCGCCGCCTTGAACCTGGGCGACTCGGTGCGGGTCCGGCCCGCCGACGGCCAGACCTGGATCCGCCTGAGCCAGTGGACCCGTTCTACTCGTCCCGGAACAACCTGAAGGGCGCACCCTCGATCTCCGTCACGTAACCGATCACCGCCACCGGGTTCCTCAGTCCAGGATCGCGTGCGCCAGCCGGCGGATCCGGTCCATGGAGGTGCCAGGTCGTTTGGCGGCCGTCGCGAGCAGGGTTATCGCTTCCTGCACGTAGCGCCAGGCGGTGGCCACGCCAATCTCGAAGCCGGCCGCGAGTCGGGTGTGGGGGTAGCCGTTGCGCAGGTGGGCGAGAGCCAGTAGCGCCTGTCGACCGGGGCGAGGCGCCGCCACCGGAATCGGCGCTGCTTGCGGTGTCCGCGGATGCGGCCGGCGAGTGGTTCAGGGTGGCTGGATAACGGAATCGTGACGGGGTAGGACAGCATGGCGAGGCTCCCGGTCGGAGCTTCGAGTCTTGGTCGACAGCTGTCCTACCGGGAGCCTCGCACCCATCGATCACCGGGGTCAGCCCTACTCCCCCCGAGCTGCAAGATCAGTTGGCGGCCCGGCGCAAGCCGAGGCGGGCCGCCGAGGGTGGCCGACCGGCTGCAGAAGCGAGCTAGAGCTCGCAGGTCACGGCTCGGGGTGCTTCTAAAGCGTTCCTTAAGTCTGGGAGGCGATTGCCCTGGTGTGTCCGTTTCGGATGGTAATGGGCGGGTGCGATGAGGCGCTCCTGTCCGGTCGGCCCACTACAGTGCTCAGAGTCCGGAGCACGCGAGATTGCGACCCCAGGTCAAGCTCATCGCGTGGACCCAGTTCCAGGCCCCGGACAACGTGCAGGGTCAACCGACACCGGCACATACGAAAGGCGGGCACCCGGGCGGCTACCCGGGCGCCCGCCGAAGCGCAACACCAATCGCCATCCGTGCGGAAAGGGTCAACGCATGAGGAGCAGGGTACGTCATGCTGCTGCACAGTTGCAGCAGTCGGAGCCGCAGGTTACGCCACGGGAGCGCTCAATTCCGCTCCGCACTCTCGGCTTCCTGGGCATCTCGGCCGCCGTCGGGGTCAGCGCGCAGTACCTTCCCGAGATGGCCACGCCGGTGAGTCTGGCCTTGGCCACGTTTCTCACCTTGGACCGGGTGAACCGGCAGATCCTCTGAGCCAGGACGGCCCTCGCGCCAGTGTCGGTCCGGGGGCCGTCCTGCAGGCCGAACCCACCCGCCGGGGTCAGCGTCGAACCGGTCGGCCATGTCGCTCGGCCGCTCCCGCGACACAGGCCCTATGGCCCGCTTCGGCTCCCTGACAACGCGGAAGCCCTGGTTGGGACTCTCGTCCTGACCAGGGCTTCCATGCGTGGAGCGGGTGACGGGAATCGAACCCGCACTGTCAGCTTGGGAAGCTGATGTTCTGCCATTGAACTACACCCGCAGGCGGCACCACTCTACCTGAAGCCCCCCACCCCCGTGCAGTCAGGTGCCCGCGCGCCACCTCGGCGAGGTGGCGGCATCGGGGGGCGGTTGCCCCCACCGCCTCCCCGAACTGGAGTGGATCAAGCACGCTCCGGAGCCGGCAGGCGCGAAGTTGCACGTCGGAAACGTATGGGCGTTCTCAAATGCGTCGATGGGATGTAACGTCTGCCACACGTTTCCGCACCGGCGTGACACACCCCCTGCCACGCCGTCAGAAAGAGGTGGGCCCATGGGACTTCGTCCCAACCTGCTGACCCGGCGTACCGCCGGTGTCGCGACGTCGACCCTCGCGCTGCTGCTCAGCACCGCCGCCGTCGGCGTCGTCCCCGCTGCTTCGGCCTTCTCGGCCGCCCCGGCCGACGTGTGTGCCGAGCCTGCTGACGCCCACGCCGACGAGCACTCGAACGCGCGCGTCGCCAAGGGTGGCAACGCCAAGCTCGACCCCAACCACCTGACCGCCAAGCAGGTCCAGGACCGGGAGGCCGACCTCGCCGCCGCGCAGCGCGAGCGCGCCAACTTCCGGACCGGCGCCGTCACCCCGCTGGCCACCGTGACGATCCCGGTCGTCGTGCACGTCATCCAGGAGAACAGCACCCGGGCCGGCGGCAACATCACCGACTCGATGATCAACCAGCAGATCACCGTGCTGAACCAGGCGTACGCGGGCTCGACCGGCGGCGCCGCCACCGCCTTCGGGTTCCAGCTCACGAAGATCAACCGGGTGACGAACCCGTCGTGGTACCCGATCGTGCAGGGCTCCTCCGCCGAGCGTTCAATGAAGACGTCGCTGCGTGTGGGCGGCAAGAACACGCTGAACATCTACCTCGGCGAGCTGAGCGACAGCCTGCTGGGCTGGGCGACGTTCCCGAAGCGCACGCTGGACAAGATGGACGGCGTGGTGGTGCTGAACGAGTCGCTGCCCGGCGGCACCGCGACCAACTACAACCAGGGTGACACCGGCACCCACGAGGTCGGCCACTGGCTGAACCTCTACCACACCTTCCAGGGCGGCTGCTCCGGCTCGGGCGACAGCGTCTCCGACACCCCGGCCGAGGCGTCGCCGGCGTACCAGTGCCCGACCGGCCGCGACACCTGCTCGACCGCCGGCAAGGACCCGATCACCAACTTCATGGACTACACGTACGACTCCTGCATGTACCAGTTCACCGCCGGCCAGGCGAGCCGCATGCTCACCGCGTGGAACGCCTACCGCGCAGCCTGACCGTCGTACCGCGTACCGGTGCCGGCCCTGTCCTCGGACGGGCCGGCACCGTTCGTCGTGGGCCGGGTCAGGCGGCCGGGCGGCGGGTGTCGAAGCCGTGCCGGCCCCGCCGGCCCTCGGCGGCGAGCGGGTCGCGCCGGGCCGGCGCGTCGCCGCGCGGGTCGAGCCACACCCGGACCTGCGGCGGGGCGGCGCCGGGCTGGGCCACCGGGTCGCGCCGGGTCAGCATCGCCACCTCGACCGTGAACTCGAACAGCCGCCAGTCGCCCCGCGGCGACGCGCGGGCGATCCGGGCCAGCCGCGTCACCGTGGCCGGGTCGGTCACCGGCCGCGCGCGCCCCGCGATGTACGCCTCGTCGTCGCTCTCCTCCGGCGGGAACGAGTGCAGCGCGTAGCGACCGTCGCGTTCGAGGTCGCGGCGCTTCGGTGAGTCGATGACGAAGCACCAGAGCCCGTCGGCGGTGATCACCGGAGAGACCGGATGGACTCGGGGGCCGCCGTCGGCGCGGACCGTGGCGAGGTAGCCGAAGCCCGGCCCGTACTGCTGCATCAGGAGGCGGATCTCGTCGGCGAGGCGGGGCTCGTCGGCGGCGAATTCGGACCAGGAAGCCATGTGGACACTCTATCGAACACGTGTACGAAGATGTAGTGCGACACGCAGGTCACCCATACCGGTCGCTATGGTGTTCCGATGCTGCTCTCCGACCGCGACCTGGTCTCCGAGATCAAGGCCGGCACGCTCGCACTGGAGCCCTTCGAGCCCACGCTGGTGCAGCCGTCGAGCATCGACGTACGCCTGGACCGGCTGTTCCGGGTCTTCAACAACCACCTCTACACGCACATCGACCCGTCGATCCAGCAGGACGACCTGACTTCGATGGTGGAGGTGCCGGAGGGGCAGCCGTTCGTGCTGCACCCGGGCGAGTTCGTGCTCGCCTCCACGCTCGAGGTGATCTCGCTCGGTGACCAGCTCGCCGGCCGGCTGGAGGGCAAGTCGAGCCTGGGGCGGCTGGGGCTGCTGACGCACTCGACCGCCGGCTTCATCGACCCGGGCTTCTCCGGCCACGTCACGCTGGAGCTGTCGAACGTGGCGAACCTGCCGATCACGCTCTGGCCGGGCATGAAGATCGGCCAGCTCTGCATCTTCCGGCTCTCCTCGCCGGCCGAGCACCCGTACGGTTCGGCCGTCTACGGCTCGCGTTACCAGGGGCAGCGCGGACCGACGCCGAGCCGGTCCTGGCAGAACTGGCGTACCTGGCCGACGCGCTGACGGCGCCCGCAGTTGTTAACAAGGGCCCCCTCCTCTACCGGAGGCGTTAAGAGGGGGCCCTTCCTTACACGCGGCCGAAGCTGTTGATGTCGCCGTCGT from the Micromonospora sp. WMMA1947 genome contains:
- a CDS encoding pyridoxamine 5'-phosphate oxidase family protein, producing MASWSEFAADEPRLADEIRLLMQQYGPGFGYLATVRADGGPRVHPVSPVITADGLWCFVIDSPKRRDLERDGRYALHSFPPEESDDEAYIAGRARPVTDPATVTRLARIARASPRGDWRLFEFTVEVAMLTRRDPVAQPGAAPPQVRVWLDPRGDAPARRDPLAAEGRRGRHGFDTRRPAA
- a CDS encoding zinc metalloprotease; translation: MGLRPNLLTRRTAGVATSTLALLLSTAAVGVVPAASAFSAAPADVCAEPADAHADEHSNARVAKGGNAKLDPNHLTAKQVQDREADLAAAQRERANFRTGAVTPLATVTIPVVVHVIQENSTRAGGNITDSMINQQITVLNQAYAGSTGGAATAFGFQLTKINRVTNPSWYPIVQGSSAERSMKTSLRVGGKNTLNIYLGELSDSLLGWATFPKRTLDKMDGVVVLNESLPGGTATNYNQGDTGTHEVGHWLNLYHTFQGGCSGSGDSVSDTPAEASPAYQCPTGRDTCSTAGKDPITNFMDYTYDSCMYQFTAGQASRMLTAWNAYRAA
- the dcd gene encoding dCTP deaminase, translated to MLLSDRDLVSEIKAGTLALEPFEPTLVQPSSIDVRLDRLFRVFNNHLYTHIDPSIQQDDLTSMVEVPEGQPFVLHPGEFVLASTLEVISLGDQLAGRLEGKSSLGRLGLLTHSTAGFIDPGFSGHVTLELSNVANLPITLWPGMKIGQLCIFRLSSPAEHPYGSAVYGSRYQGQRGPTPSRSWQNWRTWPTR